One genomic window of Halorubrum hochsteinianum includes the following:
- the msrB gene encoding peptide-methionine (R)-S-oxide reductase MsrB — protein sequence MSETSDSTETGGVDPEELTDEEWRERLTDEEYRVLRESGTEAKFSGEYVDHHPDDGEYRCRACGTVLFEAETKYESGCGWPAFYAAEEENVTTTIDTSHGMRRTEVRCANCDSHLGHVFDDGPEPTGKRFCINSVAMEYDDE from the coding sequence ATGAGCGAGACGAGCGATTCGACCGAGACAGGCGGCGTCGACCCGGAGGAACTGACCGACGAGGAGTGGCGCGAGCGACTCACGGACGAGGAGTACCGCGTGCTGCGCGAGAGCGGCACAGAGGCGAAGTTCTCCGGCGAGTACGTCGACCACCACCCCGACGACGGGGAGTACCGCTGTCGGGCCTGCGGAACCGTCCTCTTCGAGGCCGAGACGAAGTACGAGTCGGGCTGCGGCTGGCCCGCCTTCTACGCCGCCGAGGAGGAGAACGTCACGACCACGATAGACACCAGCCACGGGATGCGCCGCACCGAGGTCCGCTGTGCGAACTGCGACTCCCACCTCGGGCACGTGTTCGACGACGGGCCGGAGCCGACCGGGAAGCGGTTCTGTATCAACTCGGTCGCGATGGAGTACGACGACGAGTAG
- a CDS encoding pyridoxal phosphate-dependent aminotransferase — translation MRISDRARTLPESGIRKFFELAEARDDVISLGVGEPDFSAPWTARTAAIDSLERGKTSYTANRGMAALRERIADHHERYDQSYEPESEVLVTTGASEAVDLAFRALVDPGDTVAVHEPTYISYGPGIELAGGERLTVSTRAADDFALTRESLEAAGAADADLLVLCYPNNPTGATMTDEELAEVAAFCRDEDLRVVADEIYAALTYGDDHASIATQPGMRERTVVVNGFSKAYAMTGLRLGYALGPADAIDAMNRIHQYTMLSAPTTPQYAAIEALDRCDDEVAEMVDEYDRRRRLVVSRFNEMGLDTFEPGGAFYAFPECGGDDEAFAEELLEAEGVAVVPGSVFGAGGEGHLRVSYATSMRELKEATDRIATFVEDR, via the coding sequence ATGAGGATCTCGGACCGCGCGCGCACCCTGCCAGAGTCGGGGATCCGGAAGTTCTTCGAGCTCGCGGAGGCGCGCGACGACGTGATCTCCCTCGGGGTCGGCGAGCCGGACTTCTCCGCGCCGTGGACCGCCCGCACGGCCGCCATCGACTCGCTCGAACGCGGGAAGACCTCTTACACCGCGAACCGCGGAATGGCCGCCCTGCGCGAGCGGATCGCCGACCACCACGAGCGCTACGACCAGTCGTACGAGCCGGAGTCGGAGGTGCTGGTCACGACCGGCGCGAGCGAGGCGGTCGACCTGGCCTTCCGCGCCCTCGTCGACCCCGGCGACACGGTCGCGGTCCACGAGCCGACCTACATCTCGTACGGGCCGGGGATCGAGCTGGCGGGCGGCGAGCGGCTGACGGTCTCCACGCGGGCCGCGGACGACTTCGCGCTCACCCGCGAGTCGCTGGAGGCGGCGGGCGCGGCCGACGCCGACCTCCTCGTTCTCTGTTACCCGAACAACCCCACGGGCGCGACGATGACCGACGAGGAGCTCGCGGAGGTGGCCGCGTTCTGCCGGGACGAGGACCTCCGCGTCGTCGCCGACGAGATATACGCCGCGCTCACCTACGGCGACGACCACGCCTCGATCGCCACCCAGCCGGGGATGCGCGAGCGCACCGTCGTCGTCAACGGCTTCTCGAAGGCGTACGCGATGACGGGGCTGCGGTTGGGGTACGCGCTGGGGCCCGCGGACGCGATCGACGCGATGAACCGGATCCACCAGTACACGATGCTGTCGGCTCCGACGACGCCGCAGTACGCCGCGATCGAGGCGCTCGACCGCTGCGACGACGAGGTCGCGGAGATGGTCGACGAGTACGACCGCCGCCGCCGGCTGGTCGTCTCGCGGTTCAACGAGATGGGCCTCGACACCTTCGAGCCGGGCGGCGCGTTCTACGCGTTCCCCGAGTGCGGGGGCGACGACGAGGCGTTCGCCGAGGAACTGCTGGAGGCGGAGGGCGTCGCGGTCGTCCCCGGATCCGTCTTCGGTGCGGGCGGCGAGGGGCACCTCCGCGTCTCGTACGCGACCTCGATGCGCGAGCTGAAGGAGGCGACCGACCGGATCGCGACGTTCGTCGAGGACCGCTGA
- a CDS encoding DUF7527 domain-containing protein: MDAQRRKAIGEWDDRSFSDGFAGLGRIVSDGFSGAATDGTGWLFFADGKVVGVVDGTLDAFADASGTVYRAPDEALPVLFAMQELGGEPRAKYYTNDTPLTEADRKLSQGGFTGYIELSENVLSGDYYVAYTGGESMAAAYVGNARRLETGEEAFDLAADEVGIYTVYEVDLDVRPLPDGAEGPADDSGTAAPAETTDESDAAETTGSADPNGSAGADAAIDPTASTDPDAPNDAAGEPADGKPAGGKPAEEPEGVGADRDPTVGDAPGTPVEGDDSTSADATGSETAPAADDGERTSDAVRIGDADASDAADAAEGDGPGDAGRGRPSPTGGNGSEAGDAPGSEDVFSEEAEWREQKSIPALDPSEAGGEPRAPDDRRAASSQRSRSADERGRTERSESDPDGGSPSPRSTGRSSSSTSSAVSKRDGRDAAGGADPERVRKLEAALEETETERQSLADERDRLAVERDEIATERDELADEVERLEAETEELRDERDRLRRELSDAKERLPDAERALTPAEARNGTNLFIRYESKEGATLADAHDGSVDRETLRENLRVEHHTSFETDGLAVDGRGFEEFLEDTIEYGFTRWLVEDLPFEVRGTGNEGTLRDLYDALPEVDRAEIGGSVSIELREGGEETREQRTFDLVLRDRMGHPLFVADLNDSRDPTPEGTLESLVGNGRDIAESNETFAGAFAVTESFFEPGALETASDAVGGGLFSRSKRASFVKLSRKRGFHLCLVEARDGGFHMTVPDL; the protein is encoded by the coding sequence ATGGACGCACAGCGACGGAAAGCGATCGGCGAGTGGGACGACCGCTCGTTTTCCGACGGGTTCGCGGGACTCGGGCGGATCGTCAGCGACGGGTTCTCCGGCGCAGCGACCGACGGGACCGGCTGGCTGTTCTTCGCCGACGGGAAGGTCGTCGGCGTCGTCGACGGCACGCTCGACGCCTTCGCCGACGCCTCGGGGACCGTCTACCGGGCCCCGGACGAGGCGCTCCCCGTGCTCTTCGCGATGCAGGAACTGGGCGGCGAGCCGCGGGCGAAGTACTACACCAACGACACGCCGCTGACCGAGGCCGACCGCAAGCTCTCGCAGGGGGGATTCACCGGCTACATCGAGCTGTCGGAGAACGTCCTCTCGGGCGACTACTACGTCGCCTACACCGGCGGCGAGTCGATGGCGGCCGCGTACGTCGGCAACGCCAGGCGGCTGGAGACCGGCGAGGAGGCGTTCGACCTCGCCGCCGACGAGGTCGGGATCTACACCGTGTACGAGGTCGACCTGGACGTGCGCCCCCTCCCGGACGGCGCGGAGGGCCCGGCGGACGACTCGGGCACCGCCGCCCCGGCCGAGACGACCGACGAGAGCGACGCCGCCGAGACGACCGGGTCGGCCGACCCGAACGGTTCGGCCGGCGCTGACGCCGCGATCGACCCGACCGCCTCGACGGACCCCGACGCCCCGAACGACGCCGCCGGGGAACCGGCCGACGGGAAACCAGCCGGCGGGAAACCGGCCGAGGAGCCGGAGGGCGTCGGGGCCGACCGCGATCCGACGGTCGGCGACGCGCCCGGGACACCCGTCGAGGGCGACGACAGCACGTCCGCCGACGCGACGGGCTCCGAGACGGCTCCCGCCGCGGACGACGGCGAGCGGACGTCCGACGCGGTCCGGATCGGGGACGCCGACGCATCCGACGCCGCCGACGCCGCGGAGGGCGACGGTCCCGGCGACGCCGGCCGCGGACGACCGTCGCCGACCGGAGGGAACGGGTCCGAGGCCGGCGACGCGCCCGGCTCCGAGGACGTCTTCTCGGAGGAGGCCGAATGGCGCGAACAGAAGTCGATCCCCGCGCTCGATCCTTCCGAAGCCGGCGGCGAGCCCCGAGCGCCGGACGACCGCCGCGCCGCGTCCTCGCAGCGCTCCCGGTCGGCCGACGAACGCGGCCGGACCGAGCGGAGCGAGTCGGACCCCGACGGCGGGTCCCCGTCGCCGCGGTCGACCGGGCGGTCGTCGTCGTCGACATCGTCGGCGGTCTCGAAACGCGACGGCCGCGACGCGGCGGGCGGCGCGGACCCCGAGCGGGTCCGGAAGCTGGAGGCGGCTTTGGAGGAGACCGAGACGGAGCGGCAGTCGCTCGCCGACGAGCGCGACCGGCTGGCGGTCGAGCGCGACGAGATAGCGACGGAGCGCGACGAACTCGCCGACGAGGTCGAGCGGCTGGAGGCCGAGACGGAGGAGCTCAGAGACGAGCGCGACCGCCTCCGCCGCGAGCTCTCGGACGCGAAGGAGCGGCTCCCGGACGCCGAGCGCGCGCTCACGCCGGCCGAGGCGCGCAACGGCACGAACCTGTTCATCAGGTACGAGTCGAAGGAGGGCGCGACGCTCGCCGACGCCCACGACGGGAGCGTCGACCGCGAGACGCTCCGCGAGAACCTCCGGGTCGAACACCACACGAGCTTCGAGACAGACGGGCTCGCCGTGGACGGGCGGGGGTTCGAGGAGTTCCTAGAGGACACCATCGAGTACGGGTTCACGCGCTGGCTCGTCGAGGACCTCCCGTTCGAGGTCCGCGGGACCGGCAACGAGGGGACGCTCCGCGACCTCTACGACGCGCTCCCCGAGGTCGACCGCGCCGAGATCGGCGGCTCGGTGTCGATCGAACTCCGCGAGGGCGGCGAGGAGACCAGAGAGCAGCGGACCTTCGACCTTGTGTTGCGCGACCGGATGGGCCACCCGCTGTTCGTCGCCGACCTGAACGACAGCCGGGACCCGACGCCCGAGGGGACGCTGGAGTCGCTCGTCGGGAACGGGCGCGACATCGCGGAGTCGAACGAGACGTTCGCCGGGGCGTTCGCCGTGACGGAGAGCTTCTTCGAGCCGGGCGCGCTGGAGACCGCGAGCGACGCGGTCGGCGGCGGGCTGTTCAGCCGGTCGAAGCGGGCGAGCTTCGTGAAGCTCTCGCGCAAGCGGGGGTTCCACCTGTGTCTCGTCGAGGCGCGCGACGGCGGGTTCCACATGACGGTCCCCGACCTGTAG
- a CDS encoding NUDIX hydrolase: METTRHFTATTYIVNDGATALHDHERLGIRLPPGGHVDRDELPHEAARREVREETGLEPELVATESAVTGPNTRGLPEPAHLMLHDINVHEDGSVGHQHVDHLYYARVDSREIAPEGDDEVDPERWRWYAPAELAASDLPEDVVDLGREAIAAVGDD; encoded by the coding sequence ATGGAGACGACTCGCCACTTCACGGCGACGACGTACATCGTCAACGACGGGGCGACCGCCCTACACGACCACGAGCGGCTCGGAATCAGGCTGCCGCCCGGCGGCCACGTCGACCGCGACGAGTTGCCGCACGAGGCCGCGCGCCGCGAGGTCCGCGAGGAGACGGGGCTAGAGCCCGAACTGGTCGCGACGGAGTCGGCGGTTACGGGCCCGAACACGCGCGGACTCCCGGAGCCGGCCCACCTCATGCTCCACGACATCAACGTCCACGAGGACGGGTCGGTGGGGCACCAGCACGTCGACCACCTCTACTACGCCCGCGTCGACTCCCGCGAGATAGCCCCCGAGGGCGACGACGAGGTCGACCCGGAGCGCTGGCGCTGGTACGCCCCGGCGGAACTCGCGGCGAGCGACCTCCCCGAGGACGTCGTCGACCTCGGCCGGGAGGCGATCGCCGCCGTCGGCGACGACTGA
- a CDS encoding aldo/keto reductase, translated as MASDTTGRSETFDIGGDLTVDRLGFGAMRVTGDDIIGRPGDEEAAKELLRRAVDLGVDFVDTADSYGPGVSERLIGEALGDLDDVVVASKAGLLRNREGDWLPHGDPDFLKNQVLCSLDRLGTDEIDLYQYHRPDPDTDFEESVHAFAEMKDAGQIAHVGLSNVTVEQLETAMEIVDIATVQNRYNVGHRDDEDVLEACERHDVGFIPWGPMYAVEEGESAETLEEVAGRRDATPQQVALAWLLDHSDVTLPIPGTSSVDHLESNVAAADLSLTDEDLSALDAVDAQE; from the coding sequence ATGGCTTCGGACACCACCGGCAGGAGCGAGACGTTCGACATCGGCGGCGACCTGACCGTCGACCGCCTCGGCTTCGGCGCGATGCGGGTAACGGGCGATGACATCATCGGGCGACCGGGAGACGAGGAAGCGGCGAAGGAACTCCTCCGGCGGGCCGTCGACCTCGGCGTCGACTTCGTCGACACCGCGGACTCCTACGGTCCGGGCGTCTCGGAGCGGCTCATCGGCGAGGCGCTCGGCGACCTCGACGACGTGGTCGTCGCCTCGAAGGCCGGCCTGCTCCGCAACCGCGAGGGCGACTGGCTCCCCCACGGGGACCCCGACTTCCTGAAGAACCAGGTGCTGTGTAGCCTCGACCGCCTCGGGACCGACGAGATCGACCTCTACCAGTACCACCGTCCGGACCCCGACACCGACTTCGAGGAGTCGGTCCACGCGTTCGCGGAGATGAAAGACGCCGGCCAGATCGCCCACGTCGGGCTCTCGAACGTCACCGTCGAGCAGCTGGAGACCGCGATGGAGATCGTCGACATCGCCACGGTCCAGAACCGCTACAACGTCGGCCACCGCGACGACGAGGACGTACTGGAGGCCTGCGAGCGCCACGACGTGGGGTTCATCCCGTGGGGGCCGATGTACGCGGTCGAGGAGGGCGAGTCGGCCGAGACGTTGGAGGAGGTCGCCGGCCGGCGCGACGCGACGCCCCAGCAGGTCGCGCTGGCGTGGCTGCTCGACCACTCCGACGTGACGCTGCCGATCCCCGGTACCTCCAGCGTCGACCACCTCGAATCGAACGTCGCGGCCGCCGACCTGTCGCTGACCGACGAGGACCTGTCGGCGCTCGACGCCGTCGACGCGCAGGAATAG
- a CDS encoding Lrp/AsnC family transcriptional regulator, whose amino-acid sequence MDAEREVLDVLARNAREDIDDIAAQTGLDAAAVADAIDALEADGVVHGYQAVVDWGRVDEGKIRAVVEINVELDRETGYEQVADRIAKFPAVDALHLVSGDYDFAVEVLGENMQDVSEFISEQVAPMPAVTQTVTHYIMETYKDGGIRFEDGDDDDRLSVSP is encoded by the coding sequence ATGGACGCCGAGCGCGAGGTACTCGACGTGTTGGCGCGGAACGCCCGCGAGGACATCGACGACATCGCGGCCCAGACGGGCCTCGACGCGGCGGCGGTAGCGGACGCGATCGACGCGCTGGAGGCGGACGGCGTCGTCCACGGCTACCAGGCGGTCGTCGACTGGGGCCGCGTCGACGAGGGGAAGATCCGCGCGGTCGTCGAGATCAACGTCGAACTCGACCGCGAGACCGGCTACGAGCAGGTCGCCGACCGGATCGCGAAGTTCCCCGCGGTCGACGCCCTCCATCTGGTCTCCGGCGACTACGACTTCGCCGTCGAGGTGCTCGGCGAGAACATGCAGGACGTCTCCGAGTTCATCTCCGAGCAGGTCGCGCCGATGCCGGCGGTCACCCAGACGGTGACCCACTACATCATGGAGACGTACAAGGACGGCGGGATCCGGTTCGAGGACGGCGACGACGACGACCGCCTCTCCGTGTCGCCATGA
- a CDS encoding sensor histidine kinase, whose product MSDDADAETDGGTVRTGEEADPEERLKRQRDDLRLLNQVMRHDIRNDLQLVGAYAELLDDHVDEEGEEYLDVIKRNTQSAVSLTTTVRDLAEVMLRDDAEPSRISLDRVLSQQVEEVRSAYSEAVFTVEGSFPAVEVAGDEMLSSVFRNLLRNAVQHNDETPPKVTVSATVEADDGVAEVRVADNGPGIPEDQRDEVFGKGEKGLDSPGAGIGLYLVRSLVEIYGGDVWIEDNEPKGAIFVVRLPLCEG is encoded by the coding sequence ATGAGCGACGACGCGGACGCCGAGACGGACGGGGGGACCGTTCGGACCGGCGAGGAGGCGGACCCGGAAGAGCGGCTCAAGCGCCAGCGCGACGACCTCCGGCTGTTGAATCAGGTGATGCGCCACGACATCCGAAACGACCTCCAGCTCGTCGGCGCGTACGCGGAACTCCTCGACGACCACGTCGACGAGGAAGGGGAGGAGTACCTCGACGTCATCAAGCGCAACACCCAGAGCGCCGTCTCGCTCACCACGACGGTCCGCGACCTCGCGGAGGTGATGCTCCGGGACGACGCCGAACCGAGCCGCATCTCGCTCGACCGCGTGCTTTCACAGCAGGTCGAGGAGGTCCGGTCGGCGTACTCGGAGGCGGTCTTCACGGTCGAGGGGTCGTTCCCCGCGGTCGAGGTGGCCGGCGACGAGATGCTGAGCTCGGTGTTCCGGAACCTGCTGCGGAACGCGGTCCAGCACAACGACGAGACGCCGCCGAAGGTGACGGTCTCGGCGACCGTCGAGGCGGACGACGGCGTCGCCGAGGTGCGGGTCGCGGACAACGGACCGGGGATCCCCGAAGACCAGCGGGACGAGGTGTTCGGCAAGGGAGAGAAGGGGCTCGACAGCCCGGGCGCGGGGATCGGGCTGTACCTGGTCCGGTCGCTCGTCGAGATCTACGGCGGCGACGTGTGGATCGAGGACAACGAGCCGAAGGGCGCGATATTCGTCGTCAGGCTGCCGCTCTGCGAGGGGTGA
- a CDS encoding DNA topoisomerase IV subunit A, protein MTTESDARDELIDLAADFYDQFADGRIPEMTLPTRTKSNIEYDEESGVWTYGDRTSTRSANSVRGARKLLKAAYTIEFLADQLDDDRSSTLRELYYLSESWDNDEAQFKSQDESNDLVEDLEIVTGVTREDFHMRPEESGAKVMGPLEIREQTNRGDREIHCQLDVGQGGYQIPNNPDTIEFLDNDAEFVLCVETGGMRDRLVENGFDEAHDALVVHLGGQPARATRRLTKRFRDELDLPVVVFTDGDPWSYRIYGSVAYGSIKSAHLSKYLATPEARFIGIQPEDIVEYDLPSDPLSDSDINALESELEDPRFQTDYWEEQIELQLDIGKKSEQQSLASRGLDFVTDTYLPERLGEMGVL, encoded by the coding sequence GCGGACGAAGAGCAACATCGAGTACGACGAGGAGAGCGGCGTCTGGACGTACGGCGACCGCACCTCGACGCGCAGCGCCAACTCGGTGCGGGGCGCGCGCAAGCTGTTGAAGGCGGCGTACACGATCGAGTTCCTCGCCGACCAGCTGGACGACGACCGCTCCTCGACGCTGCGTGAGCTGTACTACCTCTCGGAGTCGTGGGACAACGACGAGGCGCAGTTCAAGAGCCAAGACGAGTCGAACGACCTCGTGGAGGACCTCGAAATCGTCACGGGCGTCACCCGCGAGGACTTCCACATGCGGCCGGAGGAGTCCGGCGCGAAGGTGATGGGACCGCTGGAGATCCGCGAGCAGACCAACCGCGGCGACCGCGAGATCCACTGCCAGCTCGACGTGGGACAGGGCGGCTACCAGATCCCAAACAACCCGGACACGATCGAGTTCCTCGACAACGACGCCGAGTTCGTCCTCTGCGTCGAGACCGGCGGCATGCGCGACCGGCTCGTCGAGAACGGGTTCGACGAGGCACACGACGCCCTCGTCGTCCACCTCGGCGGCCAGCCCGCCCGCGCCACGCGCCGGCTGACGAAGCGGTTCCGCGACGAGCTCGACCTCCCCGTGGTGGTGTTCACGGACGGCGATCCGTGGTCGTACCGGATCTACGGCTCCGTGGCGTACGGCTCGATCAAGTCCGCGCACCTCTCGAAGTACCTCGCGACGCCGGAGGCGCGGTTCATCGGGATCCAGCCCGAGGACATCGTGGAGTACGACCTCCCGAGCGACCCGCTCTCGGACTCCGACATCAACGCCCTCGAATCCGAGCTGGAGGACCCGCGCTTCCAGACCGACTACTGGGAGGAGCAGATCGAACTACAGCTCGACATCGGGAAGAAGTCCGAACAGCAGTCGCTGGCGAGCCGCGGCCTCGACTTCGTCACCGACACCTACCTCCCCGAGCGGCTCGGCGAGATGGGCGTGCTGTAA
- a CDS encoding adenylosuccinate synthase: MTLTIVGSQLGDEGKGALVDRWGGDADVVVRYQGGDNAGHTVVEGGTEYKLSLVPSGAVRGTVGILGNGCVVNPETLFTEIDDLRERGLDPDVRVARRAHVIMPYHRVLDGIEEEVKADDDAGDAVGTTGRGIGPTYEDKAGRRGVRIADLLDPDVLREKLEYVVPQKRALVEDVYGLDLDDDGRADAFDVDALHERYAAIGERLADEGMTVNCSDYLHRRREAGDEIVFEGAQGTHIDVDHGNYPFVTSSNPTAGAAAVGSGVGVTTVGDGEVVGIVKAYLSRVGEGPLPTELDGDADEEALADEIREKGGEFGTVTGRPRRIGWLDLPMLQHAARVSGFTGVAVNHVDVLAGLDELKVCTGYELDGEELDTVPTTTERWERCEPVYETLDTWEPFDSAAVAEEGYDALPGAAREYLEFVADEIDTPIYAVGVGPDREETVELTNPFDE, encoded by the coding sequence ATGACACTCACCATCGTCGGCTCCCAGCTCGGCGACGAGGGCAAGGGCGCGCTCGTCGACCGATGGGGAGGGGACGCGGACGTCGTAGTCCGTTATCAGGGCGGCGACAACGCCGGCCACACCGTCGTCGAAGGCGGCACGGAGTACAAGCTCTCTCTGGTTCCGAGCGGCGCGGTCCGCGGGACCGTCGGAATCTTGGGAAACGGCTGCGTCGTCAACCCCGAGACGCTGTTCACGGAGATCGACGACCTGCGCGAGCGGGGGCTCGACCCGGACGTCCGCGTCGCCCGCCGCGCGCACGTCATCATGCCGTATCACCGCGTGCTCGACGGCATCGAGGAGGAGGTCAAGGCCGACGACGACGCCGGCGACGCGGTCGGCACGACCGGCCGCGGCATCGGTCCGACCTACGAGGACAAGGCGGGCCGGCGCGGGGTCCGGATCGCCGACCTGCTCGACCCCGACGTGCTCCGCGAGAAACTGGAGTACGTCGTCCCGCAGAAGCGCGCGCTCGTCGAGGACGTGTACGGGCTCGACCTCGATGACGACGGCCGCGCCGACGCGTTCGACGTCGACGCCCTCCACGAGCGGTACGCCGCGATCGGCGAGCGCCTCGCCGACGAGGGGATGACCGTCAACTGCTCCGACTACCTCCACCGCCGCCGCGAGGCGGGCGACGAGATCGTCTTCGAGGGCGCGCAGGGGACCCACATCGACGTCGACCACGGGAACTACCCGTTCGTCACCTCCTCGAACCCGACCGCCGGCGCGGCGGCCGTCGGCTCCGGCGTGGGCGTCACGACGGTCGGCGACGGCGAGGTCGTCGGCATCGTGAAGGCGTACCTCTCCCGGGTCGGCGAGGGGCCGCTCCCGACCGAACTCGACGGCGACGCCGACGAGGAGGCGCTCGCCGACGAGATCCGCGAGAAGGGCGGCGAGTTCGGCACCGTCACCGGACGCCCGCGCCGCATCGGCTGGCTCGACCTCCCGATGCTCCAGCACGCCGCGCGCGTCTCCGGCTTCACGGGCGTCGCGGTCAACCACGTCGACGTGCTCGCCGGACTCGACGAGCTGAAGGTGTGTACGGGGTACGAACTCGACGGGGAAGAGCTCGACACCGTTCCGACCACCACGGAGCGCTGGGAGCGCTGCGAGCCGGTGTACGAGACGCTCGACACGTGGGAGCCGTTCGACTCGGCCGCGGTCGCCGAGGAGGGGTACGACGCCTTACCCGGGGCCGCCCGCGAGTACCTGGAGTTCGTCGCCGACGAGATCGACACCCCGATCTACGCGGTCGGCGTCGGCCCCGACCGCGAGGAGACGGTCGAACTGACGAACCCGTTCGACGAGTAG
- a CDS encoding acyl-CoA dehydrogenase family protein — protein sequence MEFQLTDEQKQLRDEVRKFAEEEIKPVATEYDVEEKYPHEVMDKAADMGLLAPHVPVEYGGIGYSSLENAILTEELFAADPGIGLCISSAGFGAEALMEFGTEEQKERVLPEVTAGDAVMGSAISEPQAGSDVTSVATRAEKDGDEWVINGSKMWITNGTVADYFVVVCETDPEIDDRYSGYSQILVEGDRDGLTADKITGKLGIRASDTAELRFDDVRVPEENLIGQRGMGFLQLMQFFDETRTSVAAQGVGIARGAAERALEYAEEREQFDRPISDFQAIKHKLAEMHTNTEAARWLTYRSAWAVDNEAGDLTALASIAKEFASRTAVEVADEAVQVHGGAGFVNDHDVERLYRDAKITQIYEGTTEIQKNIVARELLDEGV from the coding sequence ATGGAGTTCCAGCTAACGGACGAGCAGAAACAGCTACGCGACGAGGTGCGGAAGTTCGCCGAGGAGGAGATCAAGCCGGTCGCCACGGAGTACGACGTCGAGGAGAAGTACCCGCACGAGGTCATGGACAAGGCCGCCGACATGGGGCTGTTAGCGCCGCACGTCCCGGTCGAGTACGGCGGCATCGGCTACTCGTCGCTGGAGAACGCGATCCTCACCGAGGAGCTGTTCGCGGCCGATCCCGGGATCGGCCTGTGTATCTCCAGCGCCGGGTTCGGCGCGGAGGCGCTGATGGAGTTCGGGACGGAAGAACAGAAGGAGCGCGTTCTGCCGGAGGTGACCGCCGGCGACGCGGTGATGGGGTCGGCCATCTCGGAGCCGCAGGCGGGGTCGGACGTGACCTCGGTGGCGACCCGCGCGGAGAAGGACGGCGACGAGTGGGTGATCAACGGCTCGAAGATGTGGATCACGAACGGCACCGTCGCCGACTACTTCGTCGTCGTCTGCGAGACCGACCCCGAGATCGACGACCGCTACTCGGGCTACTCGCAGATCCTCGTCGAGGGAGACCGCGACGGACTCACGGCCGACAAGATCACCGGGAAGCTCGGGATCCGCGCGAGCGACACCGCGGAGCTGCGGTTCGACGACGTCAGGGTGCCGGAGGAGAACCTGATCGGGCAGCGCGGGATGGGGTTCCTCCAGCTCATGCAGTTCTTCGACGAGACCCGAACCTCGGTCGCCGCGCAGGGCGTCGGGATCGCGCGCGGCGCGGCCGAGCGGGCGCTGGAGTACGCGGAGGAACGCGAACAGTTCGACCGCCCGATCAGCGACTTCCAGGCGATCAAACACAAGCTCGCGGAGATGCACACGAACACCGAGGCGGCCCGCTGGCTCACCTACCGCTCCGCGTGGGCGGTCGACAACGAGGCCGGCGACCTGACCGCGCTCGCGTCGATAGCCAAGGAGTTCGCCTCCCGGACCGCGGTCGAGGTCGCCGACGAGGCGGTCCAGGTCCACGGCGGTGCCGGCTTCGTCAACGACCACGACGTCGAGCGGCTCTACCGCGACGCGAAGATCACCCAGATCTACGAGGGAACCACCGAGATCCAGAAGAACATCGTCGCCCGGGAACTGCTCGACGAGGGGGTCTGA
- a CDS encoding CDGSH iron-sulfur domain-containing protein — MAREVTHEADGPAILDDDDKGDDGKIYVCQCGLSDSKPLCDGSHNATADEEAGVVYKYANDDADGERREVGEIADDEE, encoded by the coding sequence ATGGCCCGGGAAGTGACACATGAAGCGGACGGACCGGCGATTCTCGACGACGACGACAAGGGGGACGACGGGAAGATCTACGTCTGTCAGTGCGGCCTGTCGGACTCGAAACCGCTCTGTGACGGGTCGCACAACGCGACTGCCGACGAGGAGGCGGGCGTCGTTTATAAATACGCGAACGACGACGCCGACGGCGAGCGACGCGAGGTCGGCGAGATCGCGGATGACGAGGAGTGA